Within the Salvia hispanica cultivar TCC Black 2014 chromosome 4, UniMelb_Shisp_WGS_1.0, whole genome shotgun sequence genome, the region AAGTGCAATCTTGGAATAGTTTTAAGTCTTTTTctgattttagattttgtcactttaaattaatatctGTATTTTGTTCCCTTCAACTTTTTAGTGTAACCTATTTCATGCGTAATAtggagtcatttcttttcaaatCTTGTGCAAATCAATTcagaaacaaaatcacaaactaGAACACCAGACTGCTATATTTTGAAAGCATCATTGCCGGTGATAATGCTGATAACGCATTCAATCTCATCAGCGACTTCTTTCATCGAAGGGCGATTCTGCCTCCGTTCATCCAAGCAAGCTGCAGCCAGATTCCCGATGGCCTTCATCGTCTCCAGCTCCACGTCCGATGCCCCCTGCTTGATCGCCGGATCAATCACTGCCATCAGGTTATCCTCATCAAATATCCTCTTCATGTAAACCACCAGGTTCACATTTTCCTCCTCCCTATTGAAATCAATAGCTCTCTTGCAAGTCAGAAGCTCCAGCAGCACAACGCCGAAGCTGTACACATCACTCCGATCCGTCAGCTGCATATTCACGTAGTATTCGGGGTCGAGGTAGCCTAGCGTCCCTTGAGCAGAGGTGTTGATGTGGGTGCAATCCCTCTCGCTCAATTCAACAAGCCTCGACAGCCCGAAATCCGACACCTTGGCATCAAGATTCTCGTCCAGGAGTATGTTGCTCGTCTTCACGTCCCTGTGGTAGATGGGGGGCACGGCAGAGGAGTGGAGGTAGGCAAGGCCGTCAGCCGCCTGGTGGGCAATGAAGAGGCGCCTCAGCCAGTTCAGAGGCGGTGTCTGGTGCGCCTCTGCCCTATGCAGGTGCTCGAAAAGGGTTCCCCTCGAGACATACTCATAGATCAAGAGGGGCTGCTCCAGCTCCACACAGCAGCCGATCATTCTCACCAAGCTCCGGTGGTTGACCTGGCAGAGGATCCTGACCTCGTTGAGGACTTGGGCCGTGCCCGCTGCATTTCCTGGCTTGGCCCTCTTAACAGCTATGTCGGTTCCATCGTCTAAGGTACCCTTGAAAACCTCTCCGAATCCACCACTGCCGAGCAGGTTTTCTTTAGAGAAGTCATTGCTTGCTTTCCTGATTTCTTTACCTGAGAAGATCTTTGCTGATTTTCCGCTGTTGTTGGAATTTAAGAtgttctctctttcttttattaGTGTCTTTCTTGCAACGTTCTTCGTGTATTGACGTTGTCTGTACACCAGGAACGCGGTCAGGAGCAGTACAACGAATACGCCTGCAGTAGCTGCACATTGGGCAAAGAAATTGGACTTGTGctaaatttccaaaaattaaagG harbors:
- the LOC125221026 gene encoding wall-associated receptor kinase-like 20 yields the protein MVITPFSLLAIFLPLAAAVMHCGPCGKTAVPYPMSSGPNCGDQAYKIKCDPNTSTLHFISKPGRLYPITSIDTKSQRMVIRPPSVLPGTCFSEDFSSEGFQMDDSLPFNISSSNTILLFNCTDNMLHLQVPINCSSNCPCHTYIDNTRSASACNKQKLCCSFRTGGSQNAYIIRVHANGCMAYHSYVNFDPGLPFAKWPAPGLELLYVSPLEPTCNTKADCRELPFSTCLADSTDGGRRRCLCKKGRYWDPATGYCQKCRHGTGCKIHTNHTPAIGATAGVFVVLLLTAFLVYRQRQYTKNVARKTLIKERENILNSNNSGKSAKIFSGKEIRKASNDFSKENLLGSGGFGEVFKGTLDDGTDIAVKRAKPGNAAGTAQVLNEVRILCQVNHRSLVRMIGCCVELEQPLLIYEYVSRGTLFEHLHRAEAHQTPPLNWLRRLFIAHQAADGLAYLHSSAVPPIYHRDVKTSNILLDENLDAKVSDFGLSRLVELSERDCTHINTSAQGTLGYLDPEYYVNMQLTDRSDVYSFGVVLLELLTCKRAIDFNREEENVNLVVYMKRIFDEDNLMAVIDPAIKQGASDVELETMKAIGNLAAACLDERRQNRPSMKEVADEIECVISIITGNDAFKI